A stretch of Aureispira sp. CCB-E DNA encodes these proteins:
- a CDS encoding cytochrome C oxidase subunit IV family protein, producing the protein MGHSHGLSVEEQRKEDIKVGVKGFWILLLVTFAEVAIALFLKDLLPGLVVRLFMIALSLYKAYYIVSIFMHLGSEVGGMAATIVLPMALLIWAVIAFLWEGNYARTNRNAVMDARPGAETPAKETSKETSMRSIDDLPTQLSFQS; encoded by the coding sequence ATGGGACATTCACATGGACTAAGTGTCGAAGAGCAAAGAAAAGAAGATATAAAAGTAGGTGTTAAAGGGTTTTGGATTTTATTGTTAGTAACTTTTGCTGAGGTAGCAATTGCTTTATTTCTAAAAGATCTTTTACCTGGATTAGTAGTAAGACTATTTATGATTGCACTAAGTTTGTACAAAGCTTATTATATTGTTAGCATATTTATGCATTTAGGATCAGAAGTAGGAGGAATGGCTGCAACGATTGTATTGCCAATGGCTCTTTTAATTTGGGCAGTTATTGCATTTTTGTGGGAAGGTAATTATGCTAGAACCAATAGAAATGCTGTCATGGATGCACGTCCAGGTGCTGAGACTCCTGCCAAAGAGACCTCTAAAGAAACTAGTATGAGATCTATCGACGATTTACCAACACAATTGTCGTTTCAATCGTAA
- a CDS encoding DUF420 domain-containing protein — protein sequence MNKTLNTPENADQLAKAETANYKKLRLLVNVISVALPLIVGAMFQFKFTDFVWPFDVHVLPLINAILNGATAVLLIGALVAVKGRNIDLHKKLIYAGMGLSLLFLVVYIMYHTTAGHTKFGGEGTIRYIYFFLLLTHILLAAIQAPFVLYAFLYGYTGQIEKHQKIVKFSYPIWLYVSITGVICYLMISPYYA from the coding sequence ATGAATAAAACATTAAATACACCAGAAAATGCCGATCAGTTGGCAAAAGCAGAAACAGCCAATTATAAGAAATTGCGCTTGTTAGTGAATGTTATCTCTGTAGCGCTCCCTTTGATTGTTGGAGCTATGTTTCAATTTAAATTTACAGATTTTGTTTGGCCATTTGATGTACACGTATTGCCTTTGATTAATGCGATTTTGAACGGTGCAACAGCTGTGTTATTAATTGGGGCATTAGTTGCTGTGAAAGGAAGAAATATTGACTTGCATAAAAAACTTATCTATGCAGGAATGGGGCTATCGTTATTGTTTTTGGTCGTTTATATTATGTATCATACTACCGCAGGGCATACTAAGTTTGGAGGAGAGGGAACAATTCGTTATATCTACTTCTTTTTATTGTTGACACATATTTTGTTGGCTGCAATTCAGGCTCCTTTTGTACTATATGCTTTTTTATACGGTTATACAGGGCAAATTGAAAAACATCAGAAGATTGTAAAATTTAGTTACCCAATTTGGTTATATGTTTCTATTACAGGAGTAATTTGTTATCTTATGATTTCTCCTTATTATGCATAA
- the mltG gene encoding endolytic transglycosylase MltG, whose translation MESIDVKPKRKWLKLLLGFFLLLLIIGSALAYYFYNQIFGTNIQLSENVVLTIPKSNQSIDELAELLHQQKIIQNKGGFVFTAQQMNYKVKTGKYEIPTSVRSNRDLVRILRGRQLAVRLTFHNFRLKQQIAGYVSRQIEADSLEIIQLLEDADFLAQSGYTPDNVMAAFIPNTYEVYWNCDALTFWQKMLKENKKFWNDERLAKAKDLDLTPIEVYTLASIVESESQYKPERPRIAGVYLNRLRKEGWKLEADPTVIFAVGDFTIKRVLDVHLQTESPYNTYKYAGLPPGPIYMSSINAIDAVLNAEEHEYMFFCAKPPQEGEAPNMHAFAKTHRAHINNAKRYWNWIRKQ comes from the coding sequence ATGGAATCAATAGATGTAAAGCCTAAAAGAAAGTGGCTTAAATTATTATTAGGCTTTTTTTTACTCCTTTTAATCATTGGCAGTGCGTTGGCGTATTATTTTTACAATCAAATTTTTGGGACTAATATACAACTCAGTGAGAATGTAGTCTTAACTATTCCTAAAAGCAACCAGTCTATAGACGAACTTGCAGAGTTGCTACACCAACAAAAGATTATTCAAAACAAAGGAGGATTTGTTTTTACAGCCCAACAAATGAACTACAAAGTTAAGACGGGTAAGTACGAAATTCCAACCTCTGTTCGTAGCAATCGCGATTTAGTTCGCATTCTTCGTGGACGTCAGTTGGCGGTACGCTTAACCTTTCACAACTTCCGACTAAAACAACAAATTGCAGGCTATGTCAGTCGACAAATAGAAGCCGATTCATTAGAAATTATCCAATTATTAGAAGATGCTGACTTTTTAGCACAATCTGGCTATACTCCCGACAATGTAATGGCTGCCTTTATTCCTAATACCTACGAAGTTTACTGGAATTGCGATGCTCTAACATTTTGGCAAAAGATGCTCAAAGAGAACAAAAAATTTTGGAATGATGAACGACTTGCCAAAGCTAAGGATTTAGACCTCACTCCTATCGAGGTTTATACATTAGCGTCCATTGTAGAATCCGAAAGTCAATACAAGCCTGAACGCCCTAGGATAGCAGGGGTCTACCTCAATCGATTGCGCAAAGAAGGCTGGAAATTAGAAGCAGATCCAACTGTTATTTTTGCTGTAGGGGACTTTACAATTAAGAGGGTCTTAGATGTTCATTTGCAAACAGAATCACCATACAATACTTACAAATACGCAGGTTTGCCTCCTGGTCCCATTTATATGTCCTCTATCAATGCTATAGATGCTGTTTTAAATGCAGAAGAACACGAATATATGTTCTTCTGTGCCAAACCACCGCAGGAAGGAGAAGCACCTAATATGCATGCATTTGCAAAAACACACCGAGCACATATTAACAATGCCAAACGCTACTGGAATTGGATTCGCAAACAATAG
- the panB gene encoding 3-methyl-2-oxobutanoate hydroxymethyltransferase: MSVHKPIKKITTHVLLAMKQRQEKISMLTAYDYSMARILDAAGIDILLVGDSASNVMAGHETTLPITLDHMIYHAQSVVRAINRAFVVVDLPFGSYQGNSKEALASTIRIMKESGAHAVKLEGGIEIKESITRILSAGVPVMGHLGLTPQSIYKFGTYSVRAKEEAEAAQLLEDAKLLEELGCFAIILEKIPAKLGKQVAESVSIPVIGIGAGPHVDGQVLVTHDMMGITKDFQPRFLRRYLELFDDMKEATERYISDVKSGDFPNDKEQY, encoded by the coding sequence ATGTCTGTTCATAAACCAATAAAGAAAATAACAACGCATGTTTTGCTTGCGATGAAACAACGCCAAGAGAAAATATCTATGCTTACAGCTTATGACTACTCAATGGCGCGTATCCTTGATGCCGCAGGAATCGACATCTTACTAGTTGGTGATTCTGCCTCTAATGTTATGGCAGGTCACGAAACAACATTGCCAATTACATTAGACCACATGATTTATCATGCTCAATCCGTTGTTCGTGCTATTAATCGTGCATTTGTTGTTGTTGATTTACCCTTCGGATCGTACCAAGGAAACTCCAAAGAAGCTCTAGCCTCTACCATTCGCATTATGAAAGAGTCTGGCGCCCATGCTGTAAAACTAGAGGGAGGAATTGAAATAAAAGAATCCATTACACGTATTTTGAGTGCTGGCGTACCTGTTATGGGACACTTGGGACTAACCCCTCAGTCTATTTATAAATTTGGAACGTACTCTGTTCGTGCCAAAGAAGAAGCTGAGGCGGCACAATTACTTGAAGATGCCAAACTTCTAGAAGAATTAGGTTGCTTTGCCATCATCTTAGAAAAAATTCCAGCCAAACTAGGTAAACAAGTTGCTGAGTCCGTTTCAATTCCAGTAATTGGCATTGGTGCTGGTCCTCATGTAGATGGTCAAGTACTAGTAACACACGATATGATGGGGATTACTAAAGATTTTCAACCTCGTTTCTTAAGAAGATACTTGGAGCTTTTTGATGATATGAAAGAGGCGACAGAACGATATATTAGCGATGTCAAAAGCGGCGATTTTCCAAACGATAAGGAACAGTATTAA
- the dnaK gene encoding molecular chaperone DnaK has translation MSKIIGIDLGTTNSCVAVMEGNEPVVITNNEGKRTTPSIIGFLDNGERKIGDPAKRQAITNPKRTIMSIKRFMGVRYSEISTEAEQMPYEVKKGNNDTVRVQIDDREYTPQEISAMVLQKMKKIAEDYLGQEVTEAVVTVPAYFNDSQRQATKEAGEIAGLKVRRIINEPTAAALAYGLDKGDKDMKIVVYDLGGGTFDVSILELGGGVFEVKSTNGDTHLGGDDFDRVIMEWLMAEFKEQEGEDISQNAEALQRLKDAAEKAKIELSSANSTDINLPYISFGPSGAKHLVRTLSRSKFEQLVDGLVKRTIEPCKQALEDAGLSLADIDEVIMVGGSTRIPAIQDAVEKFFNKKPNRSVNPDEVVALGAAIQGGVLTGDVKDVLLLDVTPLSLGIETMGGVFTKVIEANTTIPSSKSQIFSTAQDNQPSVEINVLQGERPMANQNRSIGRFNLDGIPPMRRGEAQIEVTFDIDANGILKVSAKENKTGKEQSIRIEASTGLTEDEIQRMKNEAEANAEADKKARETVDKINEADSVIFQTEKQLEEYGDKIPADAKSNLEGALAKLKEAHQRQDVDAINRELEAVNAAWAAATQNMDPNAQQGPQGNPTADNTNTGGNQDGEDVTDVEFEEVDNDKNS, from the coding sequence ATGAGCAAAATCATTGGTATTGACTTAGGAACAACCAACTCTTGTGTTGCTGTTATGGAGGGAAACGAACCAGTGGTGATTACCAATAACGAAGGTAAACGTACCACTCCTTCTATTATCGGTTTTTTGGATAACGGTGAGCGTAAAATCGGAGACCCTGCAAAGCGTCAAGCGATCACAAATCCAAAACGCACAATCATGTCTATTAAACGTTTCATGGGAGTTCGCTACAGCGAAATTTCTACTGAAGCAGAGCAAATGCCTTATGAAGTAAAGAAAGGTAATAACGATACTGTTCGTGTACAAATTGACGACAGAGAATATACACCACAGGAAATTTCTGCTATGGTGTTGCAAAAAATGAAAAAAATTGCTGAAGACTATTTGGGACAAGAAGTAACAGAAGCAGTTGTAACAGTACCTGCTTACTTTAACGACTCTCAACGTCAAGCAACCAAAGAAGCTGGTGAAATTGCTGGTTTGAAAGTTCGCCGTATCATCAATGAGCCTACTGCTGCTGCATTGGCTTATGGTTTAGATAAAGGTGACAAAGATATGAAAATCGTTGTTTACGATTTAGGTGGAGGAACTTTTGACGTTTCTATCCTAGAATTGGGTGGCGGTGTATTTGAAGTAAAATCTACTAATGGTGATACGCATTTAGGTGGTGATGACTTTGACCGTGTGATCATGGAGTGGTTGATGGCTGAATTTAAAGAGCAAGAAGGAGAAGATATTTCTCAAAATGCAGAGGCTTTGCAACGTCTAAAAGATGCTGCTGAAAAAGCTAAAATTGAGCTTTCTTCTGCTAACAGTACGGACATTAACTTGCCATACATCTCTTTTGGACCATCAGGTGCAAAACACTTGGTAAGAACATTGAGCCGTTCTAAATTCGAGCAATTGGTAGATGGTTTGGTAAAACGTACTATTGAGCCTTGTAAACAAGCCTTGGAAGATGCAGGATTGTCTTTGGCTGATATTGACGAAGTAATCATGGTAGGTGGATCTACTCGTATCCCTGCTATTCAAGATGCTGTTGAAAAATTCTTTAACAAAAAACCAAACAGAAGCGTTAACCCTGACGAAGTAGTAGCTTTGGGTGCTGCCATTCAAGGTGGTGTATTGACTGGAGATGTAAAAGATGTTTTATTGCTAGACGTTACGCCTTTGTCTTTAGGTATCGAAACAATGGGTGGTGTATTTACAAAAGTAATTGAAGCCAATACAACGATTCCTTCTAGTAAATCTCAAATCTTCTCAACAGCACAAGACAACCAACCTTCTGTAGAGATCAATGTATTGCAAGGAGAGCGTCCAATGGCTAATCAAAACCGTTCTATCGGTCGATTTAACTTAGATGGTATCCCTCCAATGCGTCGTGGTGAAGCACAAATCGAAGTAACTTTTGACATTGATGCGAATGGTATCTTAAAAGTTTCTGCAAAAGAAAATAAAACAGGAAAAGAGCAGTCTATTCGTATTGAGGCATCAACAGGACTTACAGAGGATGAAATCCAACGCATGAAAAATGAAGCAGAGGCAAATGCTGAAGCAGATAAAAAAGCACGTGAGACTGTTGATAAAATCAATGAAGCGGATTCTGTTATCTTCCAAACTGAAAAGCAATTGGAAGAGTATGGAGACAAGATTCCTGCTGACGCTAAATCAAATTTAGAAGGTGCTTTGGCTAAATTGAAAGAAGCACACCAACGCCAAGATGTTGATGCAATCAACCGTGAATTAGAAGCTGTTAATGCTGCTTGGGCTGCTGCTACTCAAAACATGGATCCAAATGCTCAACAAGGTCCTCAAGGAAATCCAACTGCTGACAATACCAATACAGGTGGTAACCAAGATGGAGAGGATGTAACAGATGTAGAATTTGAAGAAGTAGACAACGATAAAAACTCTTAA
- the rplS gene encoding 50S ribosomal protein L19 — MNDLINFVEKQTARDITDYDFFKSGDTVAVSYKIIEGSKERIQVFRGDVIQIKGSGTSKTFTVRKISHGVGVERVFPFNSPAVASVKNLKKGNVRRARLYYLRELTGKSARIREKQFTKKLDASMKGKTRRATWAWEEKVYK, encoded by the coding sequence ATGAACGATTTAATCAACTTCGTAGAAAAACAAACAGCTCGTGATATTACTGATTATGATTTCTTTAAATCAGGTGATACTGTTGCTGTAAGCTATAAAATTATTGAGGGAAGTAAAGAACGTATTCAAGTTTTCCGTGGAGATGTTATCCAAATTAAAGGTTCTGGAACTTCTAAGACATTTACAGTTCGCAAAATCTCTCATGGTGTAGGTGTAGAGCGTGTATTCCCTTTCAATTCTCCAGCAGTTGCTTCTGTTAAGAACTTGAAAAAAGGAAACGTTCGTCGTGCACGTTTATACTACTTGCGTGAATTGACAGGTAAATCTGCTCGGATTAGAGAAAAGCAATTTACTAAAAAATTGGATGCCAGCATGAAAGGTAAGACTCGTAGAGCTACCTGGGCTTGGGAAGAAAAAGTATACAAATAA
- a CDS encoding outer membrane beta-barrel protein — protein MDLERKIKNHLKNTSSLEGLDVNDLWNNIEKGLEENKVKQSSLLSNKNLLLGALILLFILSGILWILFYNNSNTFDNSRSTLHLETNVPSNHSYINPIATLAKQASNLPIAHNTSNNQLNNNLFIPKNTAFPKNQSTQIVPYTSHSTNVNQLNNQHISTFQNRTTSKGKTSQKAPSASYNTKLNNYHTTTPKNTTSSEDQSTQINSPTSDNTNESQLNNHSSSTINKNAAAETLNWNKGSKKIKTLDIQNLSIQLPLEQKHTTPELTDAFFLNKRTNRTKFNIGSFLGLHTIKNIFFAPSNSNNIGHLLNEGYQYELGTSIGVEVEFYFYKNLFVLTGFEYNQSMSEFNSTQSWGITRANPISPTGYSNATATRVVKHHNKMTYYAIPLFLGIQKSIGRLNYGISLGIHFNFTQSQKGKTLDQYNNIVMLETEATPFPVSKFFISYSCRPFISYKINKNITIQLRVDGRYQNYGFSDLYQLNHAAVYMGLGLGAQFKF, from the coding sequence ATGGATTTAGAAAGAAAAATAAAAAATCATCTAAAAAACACTAGCTCTTTAGAAGGTCTAGATGTAAATGATTTATGGAACAATATCGAAAAAGGACTAGAGGAGAATAAAGTGAAACAGTCCTCTCTTCTTTCTAATAAGAATCTTTTATTAGGAGCATTAATACTGTTGTTTATTCTAAGTGGAATTTTATGGATTTTATTTTACAACAACTCTAATACATTTGATAATAGCCGATCTACGCTGCATCTAGAAACCAACGTTCCTTCTAATCATTCATATATCAATCCAATAGCTACACTCGCTAAGCAAGCTTCAAACTTGCCTATCGCCCACAATACTAGCAATAACCAGCTAAACAATAACTTATTTATTCCTAAAAACACGGCTTTCCCTAAGAATCAATCTACTCAGATAGTACCTTATACTTCTCACAGCACGAACGTGAACCAACTAAACAATCAGCACATATCTACGTTCCAAAATAGAACCACTTCTAAGGGGAAAACTTCTCAGAAAGCACCTTCTGCTTCTTATAATACAAAACTAAATAATTATCATACCACTACTCCTAAAAACACGACTTCTTCTGAGGATCAATCTACTCAGATAAACTCTCCTACTTCTGATAATACAAACGAAAGCCAACTAAATAATCATAGTTCATCTACTATTAATAAAAATGCTGCCGCAGAGACACTCAATTGGAACAAAGGCAGTAAAAAAATAAAAACACTAGATATACAAAACCTATCCATCCAACTCCCACTAGAGCAAAAGCATACTACCCCTGAGCTAACAGATGCATTTTTTCTAAACAAAAGAACAAATAGAACAAAGTTCAACATCGGTTCTTTCTTAGGACTACACACGATCAAAAACATATTCTTTGCTCCTTCAAACAGTAACAATATAGGTCATCTTTTAAACGAAGGATACCAATACGAACTAGGCACTTCTATTGGGGTTGAAGTAGAGTTTTATTTTTACAAAAACTTATTTGTCCTGACAGGATTTGAATACAACCAATCTATGAGCGAATTTAACTCAACTCAATCGTGGGGCATCACTAGAGCCAACCCTATCTCTCCTACTGGTTATTCCAACGCCACAGCAACAAGAGTGGTCAAACATCATAATAAAATGACTTATTATGCGATTCCTTTGTTCTTGGGGATACAAAAATCTATTGGTAGATTAAACTATGGAATTAGTCTTGGTATCCACTTTAATTTCACACAATCTCAAAAAGGAAAAACATTAGATCAATATAATAACATCGTCATGTTAGAGACAGAAGCAACTCCCTTTCCTGTTTCTAAATTCTTTATTTCCTACAGTTGTCGCCCTTTCATCAGTTACAAAATCAATAAAAATATTACGATTCAACTACGAGTAGATGGAAGATACCAAAACTATGGTTTTTCAGATTTATATCAACTGAATCATGCGGCGGTATACATGGGCTTAGGTCTTGGTGCTCAGTTTAAGTTTTAA
- a CDS encoding RNA polymerase sigma factor, with protein sequence MDQNNLKDVLQDTFINIFKNLHLFDPKKASIGTWATKITINNCLKYNAKTSKKTIEQLIVDFHSAPISPTAFDNLTVHEVLKYLKQMPPNLYEVFNLFVIDEFSHEEISSMLGIKPSLSRKRLSRAREWIKKRTESDSEFHFNLV encoded by the coding sequence ATGGATCAAAATAACCTAAAAGACGTCTTACAAGATACCTTTATCAATATATTTAAGAACCTCCACTTATTTGATCCTAAAAAAGCTAGCATAGGAACTTGGGCTACAAAAATCACCATCAACAACTGCCTAAAGTACAATGCAAAAACGTCCAAAAAAACAATCGAACAACTAATCGTTGATTTTCACAGCGCACCAATTTCTCCTACTGCTTTTGATAATCTAACAGTCCATGAAGTATTGAAATATCTAAAACAGATGCCTCCTAATCTCTATGAAGTGTTTAACCTTTTTGTAATCGATGAGTTTTCTCATGAAGAAATTTCATCGATGCTAGGAATCAAGCCTTCCTTATCTAGAAAACGCTTATCTAGAGCTAGAGAATGGATAAAAAAAAGAACTGAATCAGATTCAGAATTTCACTTTAACTTAGTCTAA